Within the Eleginops maclovinus isolate JMC-PN-2008 ecotype Puerto Natales chromosome 5, JC_Emac_rtc_rv5, whole genome shotgun sequence genome, the region acactcaaacaatTGTGAAGTGTTTCTTAGAAGCCCCCAGAGTCACAAAGTTGATAATGATGTCTGACCAACAGTGTAATACCAACAGATATTGTATTTACATTGATTTAAGACAAACCACAGAATGTGTGGCGCTTGTTTAAAAATGTcgtacattattttttaataactttgCAGTGTATTTGCACAGACACACTGACCTCATTGAAggcccaggtgtgtgtgaggctccAGTCGGAAGCTTGAGACTGACTCCAGAGACACAAGGCCCACTTTCCTGCTGCTGCGACACACAAACCCCCCGAGGATCCACGCAGGAGGCAAGCATCCACCAGACAGCCTCCTGCTGGGGCCTGAAAACACAACAGGTTATAGATGttgaacacatacacacatctctATCTTAATTTCTTTGATGTTGCCCTTTAATTATACATCTAATTACAACCTCATaccttaagtgtgtgtgtgcatctcatCATGTGTTCCTCTGCTGTCTCCCCCTTCCCACCCTGGGACAGGATGCCGGGAACGGTCCTGCAGGGCGGAGCTTCAATCCTCTGGGATTGGCCGTCTGTACGTGGCGGCTCAGATGAAGCCCGGATCTGGGATCGACACTGAGAGAGAGCTGGAGGGGACAGGGCCTGGGTGGACGGGCTGtgagggggaggcagggtgagaGGTGGGGCAGAGGGACAGGAGGGTAGGAGATGGGGGGTGAGTCCTAGTGATGGCAGAGTGGGGctggagaggagagcagaggcaggggGCGGGTGCTGGGTTATGAAGGGTGCTGAAGCCAGAGCGGGGCTCAACAGGAGCTGAGAGCTGTGGGGCTGCGGTCTGTCTCCAGGCGTGCGTCTTGCAGGCCGTGCAGGGGGTTCCCTTGAGTCTAAAGCGGGAGATTTCTCATGCAGAATCTGCAAGGGTGAAGCTTTGCTGATATTACATAACTGATCAGCACAGCGGCTTTCAGGAGGCTCCTCTGGGGTTTCCTGTAGAGAGCTATCAAAGGAAAGAGTCCTGATGGTATCTGTTTGGTTGTTTGTGGACACATGTTCCTCCAAAGGATGGATAACAGCGTGACTAACTGTTTGTTCCTCTGATAAAATGAGAGACTCTTTAATCGGAAGTTCATGGTCATAATTATTTGCCCTTCCTGCAGGGATGTCTGCTAAGTTGATGTGAGGCTGTGGTTCGACAGTGTGGTCAGCATTCAGAATCATCCTCTCTTGATATTGATCGACGCCAACATCTTGAACCACTGGCACAGATCCGGTTCGGGGGGATTTAGTCTGACTCTCTATCTGAAGGTTTCCAGTCTGCTGCTCTCCGAGGGTTTCCTTAATAACTCGTCCAGGATCTTCCGTTACGGACCGGCTGTATTTCATCGACACATTTTGCAGGTCAGAATGTGAAGCAGCTTCAGTGGTAAGGGGGGAGTTTGTGATGGTGGGTGTGAGGCTGAGCGGTAGTGGAAGGAGCCTCTCTGCGTCACTGCCGACAAAACGGCGGCTGCTTCTGCGCGTGATGTAAGACGGCGTTGACAAAGGTTCGACTCCTGAAGCCACGGAGACTTGGCGTAGCTTGTGCAGCTTAAGGAGAGCAAACTGCTCATCAGGGAGATGGAAGTCCTGGATAATGTCAAAGTTCATCAGGTTGTTGAACAGCGAGCCgttagagagagaggggagaggaagcagagaggtTTGGGCCAGTGGAGAGGAGGGCAGGAGGAGGGACTGCCAGCTCGCTGCGTCTgcaagacacaaagagaaagagaagtttaATGGAAGGAAATAATTTAGAGATAAAGATGCATTCAGCTTTTAATCAACTACagaaaggctaaaatcctccAGGGGGAGCctcaaacgcctccattggactccttttgtttacttctggaacataatgacatcacaatgGTCTATGGTATAGCGCTCCAACAGattgaacgtgataggctaaggggcgggacatctctaagtggtttaCCAATCATAACAGGGCTGGCCAGAGAAATGGGTCAAACTAAGCATTTAGCTGATTTAATCGTCAGATCTGTACAGCACACCTATAAATCTGATGTTTCCCAAGATGTGCCGATTAGTTTGGTGAACCTAGGTCCTTCAACATCACAAATCAGCTAAAGCAtggtccaaacttttttcactgtgagccacatacagaaaaatgtacCAAGGGCTCGAGGTGAGATATTTTGCCTCGTAAGATAAGTCATAAGTTAGTAAATCAATTAAATGAAGGCACATTATGCTTGAttcttgaatatgctttaaggaaaaataaCATCCTACCTATCCTATCACAGCCCTCCATTTAATTACAAAAGGCGATGGCTGCTCATTCAGCTAACATCTGGAAAGTGggtttatttaaacatgaaaactACCTTgcaatatatgtttacatacagtatatatttaagaagtacaatttaagaaaagcacaagtttcaggttgGGGCCATATGCTTTATagtttttgaatttgctgaggaCCGATTCCATATGGACAacaggccgtagtttggacacccctgagcTAAAGAAATCCATGAGTAGAGCAGGCATCCCTAACATACAGAGTCACAATGCTTACCTCTACTGATCGGTGTGGATCTGTTACTCTTTTCACCGCTCTTGTGAAAGATGGGAAAGACCTTCCCCAGAGGTCCAGAGGCAGACTGAGCAGCAATAACTCCAGGAGGAGGCggtgtgtctgtgctgtttgTGCACGCAGGCTGTGGGACATCCGGCACTGTAGAGATGAAGGGCTTTGGTCCAGCAGCTCCATGAAGAGGCGGGGAGGTATTGACCGGGGAGCTTTTTGGCGGGGGATCCTCTGAGGTTTTTTGTGAAAGAACTACCTGATTGGAGTCTAAACTTAGAGAGCATCGTGGGGTTTGAGGCCTCCCTCTTCCTCtacctctcttcttcctcctccctcttgcTGGACGAGCAGTGGGGACAataggagaaaaacaaacacccaTGTCGATCTGACAACCTGAGAATCGATCTGAAAGCTCGCTGGAGCTCTGAGTGTTCTGCTCAGCGGGCTGTGAGTCCAGGTAAGGAGCTACAGACGCAGTGGTCGGTGGAGATAAACTTATATTGGTGTGTTGATCTGAACGTTCAGAATTTTGTGTGTGCCTGTTGGATCTTCTACCGCGGCCCCGGCGGCTGCAACGCCGCCCAGGGCTCAGCTGGGAGAGAATGATAGCCTGCATGTTCGGCTGGCTCTGGGATGATGACATACGCCTTGTGGTCCGGACGTAATACTCTGCGGGGAAAATGAGTCCTTCCACGAGCGTACAGGAGTCCAGGAGACTCACGGCCTTCACATCATTGCCAAATCCAACCATCtcacttttatctttttttaattcagctgGATTTTCAGGacgtttttccttttctgtttcctctgctgaatttTGTTCATTGTCTTTATCACTGCTGTTTCCACACAGCCTCTGCTCTGTACAGTTCTCAACGtcttcttctccctcctttCTGTTTCCATTTTGAGTGCCCTTCAGTTCCCTGTCTGCAGGGTCCCAATACCTAAGCACCAAAGAAGTTgacttggattttttttccccttctgaTCTTAACTCGGTCTCATTTTCCCTTTGCTCTTGTTGTCCTTGTATTTGGCTTCCCTCAATAtctcctgtttcattttgccCACAAGTGTTCCAGTGTGTCAGCAGCAGAGACGGAGACTCGGAGTCTGTACCAGAAATGAACTCTTCACTTTCATTCACAACCTGTGTTCCCTCTGATTGGTCTCTCCCTTCACCTCCAATCTCCATCCTTTCACTGTGCTCCTGTCCTTCCTCACTGTTGTCGTCTGTGCTCCTGCCAGCCTCAGcgctcctcctctcccaccGCAAGCGGCTGCGTCGAGACCTGAGGCGCAGAGTGGGGCTCGATCTGTGACCTCGAGCTGCGCCATGGCTGGGAATCAGGGTTTCAGTGCAAGGGTCTTCAGAAGGGAGCAGGAACCTGATCACCTGGCTTTTCCTGGAGATGTCAGAATCCACCGGACCTgggaaaactaaaaaaaatgaTACTACTGTTGTACCGAAAAAACATTGGATGATTCTCAGAGTGATGAAAGATGGAAGGAAGCAATTTGTGTGTCAAAAtgcagatagatagatagatagaacgGACGGAcggaaagacagagacagacagatagacagctAATACGGACAGACTCACCTCCAGTGAGCCCCTCGCACTGAGCTTCACTTGTGGCTGCCCCATTGGTGGCGTGCAGTATCAACGGAGATGGGCTGACACGGGGGTTAGATGTCACATCTTGGTCTCTCTGGTTCTGCTGACTGATTCTCCTCCTCACATGTTTGCGCACTGCGTCAAAATGCTCAGCACGCTGTGAGCAGATAAAATACGAGTGCGAGAAAGATCATTTCTAGACGGGGCTtatagaagaaaagaaaaagactctTACCTGTAGTCTCTCAGCTGTCTTGAGGTACTCCCTTTGTAGCAGCTCCAACTTCCTACGAAGCTGAGTGGGAAAGATGTTCAATATTTGTCAGAAGCTGCTTGTTATAGCTTTTGTCCGCCTAACCTAAAGGAATTACGTATACACTTAGATTTATCTTTACCTCAAAAAGCAATAGGTTcacttcaatgtttttatttatatatcctTCAGGACCACTCTTTAGGCAAATCCTCAACATTGACTATAAAAGTAACTATtacatattttctctctcccaTTGTACTTGAAATTATAGAACGGTAGAAATCTGGAGTGGAGGAAAATATACccacatacatttttcatatttaatttcgTTACTTCTCCATAAATGTGTATGTAAGAAACACATCCCTTGTTGGTGTTTTATGTAATGTACTGTACTGAACAATAAAGGAACTGGGGCATTTAAAAtagaatcaaaacaaaaactactgAACATCACTGATCACACATTGATCTATCACTTACCTTATATCGTTGTGCCTTTTATACTTATAAATCACCTTTAATTAAAGCTTAATTGTGACACTCTATGAAGCTTAGGTAGCAGACTGATATATACAGTACCTTTTCCTTGTCATCGCAGTGCAGTGTGGTCCTTAGCTGCTCATCAAAAGGCATGATATCTCCACACAGCTCTGCATTCTGCTCACTCGAccttaatcacacagtcaacacatacacacacacacacgactaaGTAATAAGCCAGGGCTAATATTGTTGAATTTGTGCTAGAAAGTGTTAGCTTAACACAGCTAAGCTAACGGTAGCAGTTTGAACGTTAAACTTTACTTTCGTTAAAAAAAGTAAGACATAAATCTATAGAGTTGACGGCTTTGTTTTCAACACACAAACGCACCCAGTTCGTTGAAATGACAACTTGTCCATAAATTTAGATCGATTAATATTCGGGGCAGACTTACAGAGGCACCGCCGCTGCGTCCATGggaagtttattttgatgttcGATCATTCGGGGATTGATTCAATTTCAATTTCCCGCGACTGTCTCAAACAGACTCGAGCAGTTGAGCTCCGACGACTCGAACGCCTCAGAGGAAGCGTCAGGTAAATGGAAATGTTTACTCATTAAAATACCTAAAGTCAGAGTCTATATATATTCACAACAGTAGTATGTTACTTTCATGTGAAACGTACATTGTTCAGCCATACATGTGGAAATTGCTATTATTAGTGGATAATATTTGACTACTAACTTGTTCAAGCTAATTTAAAACGTGCACATAAATTCCCTCCCAAACAAactagtttgtttttttttacccagaGATAACTAGATTTAACTTTTACGAAAATGAATTTACCTTACACAAGTACCAAGCATTTTTCAAAGCACGATACAAGATCCCAAATGGCCACCTTAAAGGTAAACATACCTATAGTGTGCCTACATTATATGTCTGAACACAAGCAATAATGTCAGGTTAGTTTAAGCATAGCAAATAGGCAAAAACACCTCGTTTTAAACAAGAAATCATCAAGTTACAACTCTCTTGAAGTCACCATGATTAATCACAATAATAAGTACAACTATTTAGATGTCTTATAGGCCTACAGATTATACACATCTTCATTTATGATTTCTTTTTGAACTCTTTTAAGGAAAACCCAGTTTaaatattagatttttatttagaaaaagggGACAAGTCTCTGTGGTATCCAAACATCACATGGATGAAGATTTGGTAAAGTTGTCAAGTTGAATGAGCAGATGTTGTCATTCATtctcttaaatattttaatgccaAACAGTAGCTCAAATACATTCAGAGATTTCGAAAAATATACATAGaggcaaacacatacacaacaaataaacaaggtGTGTAGACAATTTTTTTGAACCAATTGCAATGTGAATTCCTTTGGGACTGGTTGAGGTAAAATGATGAAATTAGgctatacagtatattatgttTTATCTACTCATTTGGCACTCCGTTTTGACTAAATCCATTTTAAACTGTTGAAGTATTTCAATTGAATTGAACTCAGGTGTGGTATCTATACATACATAAGCTACAATATTATACAAAAAAGAGAGGATAAACAAGACTTCATAACAAAACAGACTACATGTATGCAGAGTGAAATATGGCAGGTCAAGTAAGATAAAcgtttgtgtatgtatttgtttttttacactgatAACATGTGCCATTGGAAGTCGTGGTCTTTACTGTGTTCTATAGTAacataatatattttcagtttggtGAAATGGTCCTGCTCCTCAGACACCCACAGGTGAGGTACTTCATGGCGGTCATGCTGACGTGCATTAGTGGACCCAGGTTGAAGAGCATGTGGTAGAAGGAATGGACAGACAGGCCTCCAGTTTCATCGGCGTATTTCAACGCAACGATGGGCGTGTACAGAGGGTTGGTGAGATTACGGAAACGCGGGTTGCTTGCTTCTATCACTTTCTTGGTACACTGCAGAGATTAAAAGgatggagaaaaaataaagatcagCCGTCAGCGTTACAGGATTAATCTCAGAAGCAGACCGCTTACTGCGACTTACTCTGGCGATGTCGTCAGGCGTTTGTCCCAGTGTCTCAAAGATGTCCACAGACGAAGGAAGATAAACGTTCTTGAAGTAGTTCACCGTATCAGCATCGGCTCCGGGAAACTCCTTCTGCTTCACATCCTGAATCATTTTTGCCTCAAATTCTGTGTGCACCGGTCCCGGCTCAATCATTGACATTCTGAgaagagagacacacaacaaATGGGGGATAGTAACATACAAGGATTGCGACTCATTGATACAGCATTAATAGATAGAAGAAGATCTCTATGGGCAGATTAGTTGATGAACGCTGTTAAAATGTGGGTGTAGTCTGCTTAAATTTAAACAAATTGACTATCTTTAGGCTGTTAGACCCTCgtttaactttacatttaactGTGAGTTTAATCTACAGATAGATACTCATACTCTCAGACTGCAACTATCTAAACAATAAATCAGAAGATAATCAATGCATTAACAACAATGAAACATCATTAGAGTTTTTTAGTTACTGTCAGATGATTTATATCTATGTTGGTTGTGTATAAAAGGTCATCGATTAGCAAAACGTTGCAAAATCTCTTTCAAGACTCACTGAACGACGACTTCAATGCCTAACCAAACAACCATACAAGACTTTCTCTGATATAGATTATTATAAGGACAATCTTTTGATTGTTTTCTAATGAAGAAATAGCTCAAGTGGAACTCACGTGACATTGAACTTCAAAAGCTGCACAGCCAAACACTCACAGAAGCCCTCCATGGCAAACTTGGAAGCTGCATACACGTCATTAAACACCACACCTGTAGAAAGACCGAGAATATTTAAGGACAAACAACACGACCAGTTAGATAGATCTGTTCTGTAAAGGCATGCATCTGTACTCCATTAGCCTTTCTTCAACCCTCCCACTCTGTCCGTCATCAACACTTTGCACACATCAGACTTACTGTCATGTCTCCCTGTACCATGTAACGCCTCCCTCcgcctcctcttcatcattcaTCCTGTCTGCTTACCTTGCAGGCCCATCACACTGCTGACCACGATGATGtgtcctcctttccttttcttcatgTCAGGCATCACCTCCTTGATCATCCGGATCACCCCGAAGAAATTGGTCTCAAACACTTTCTTCATCTCGTCGATGGGGATGCTTTCTATTGGACCCACGAGGCCGATACCGGCATTATTGACTGgtgaggagaaaaacaacaaaacaaagaggatGAGGATTGAGTGGAAACATCCCTTTAGGACAGGGTAGGAAAGCATGGTGCATTTACTCACTGAGGACGTCCACATGTCTGTCTTTGATGCCGTTGATACACTGTTTGACCGACTCATCGGTGCAGACGTCCAGCACAGCGAGAGATAGAGTTTTCCCGTAAGCGTCCCCGGCAGCTTCCACCAGCTTATCCTTACGCTTCAGGTCACGCATCGTTGCTATGACTGTGAATAGGCggaagagaaggaaagacaggaagttgAATGTAGAAGAGAATGCTAAGGAATGTTTTGGCTTTTAGAAAATCCCTAAATGTAATAATCAGccatgtaaatgtatttcaataagGTGTAAAGAAGACTATAGTTTGTTTCACTGGGAtcttttttataatatattcctgcattttttacattttattatcacATTCTGGTATGTACTATGTGCCCCCAGAATGCACATACCGTTTTTTATTCTGAACAGATTTCATGATCCTTTATAGATCGTATTCAAAATTATGTTGAAAAAGCAATACtagtgcaatattcaaatcaCATATGGAGCAATGCAGTATTTGGGAAATATTTGTTGTATACACTGCCcggcaaaacaaaaaaagggtcacaagcctgtgggggcagtgctgtgatctggggttgctgcagttggtctggtctaagttcagcaatgtgcccaaagaatgaggtcagctgactccatgaatgaccaggttattcatcaatggatttttttcttccctgatggcacgggcatgttccaagatgaacaatgccaggatccatcagggctcaaattgtgaaagagtggttcagggagcatgagacatcattttcacacatggattggtccccacagagtccagacctgaactcGATTGAGAATcttgggatgtgctggagaagactttgcgcagtggtccgaatctctCGTCATTAATacaagattaaaacaaaatgtatgcaactctggacagaaataaatgttgtgacgttgcagaagctcgtggaaacgatgccacagcgaatgcgtgccgtaatcaaagctaaaggcggtccaacgaatattagagtgtgtgaccttttttttggccaggcactgtatatatacagtctacgGTGGTAAGACTGTATGATCCTGAGAAAACAGGAAGAATAATAGCATTTTTAACCTTCCCGTTGTCCTTAAGTAAAATTTGACccattttaaaacgttttttttgctTTGCCACAGCTTAGGGCTTTTGCCGCTCTTATCTCAATCATTTCTGTTCGGCAAGAGCGTATAATTAAACTATTTTATCCCTATGGGCAGCTTCCAAGTGTTTGTGAATGGATGGAACTCTCCCACAGCACTACGCCTTTAGGCTGCTGTTGTAATGTGATTAGGCAACCTGCCCAGGTAAATGCCGTAACAAAAAAACCCAGTTTTACCATCCTGAGAGTCAAACTGAGTTTATTGGCTTAGGCTAAATGCAGGCCCacgcagaaaacacacaaatacaaacattgtgTTTCGTTAGCCAGACTCCAGTGTTTCCATATGTGTTACACGTTGTCAAGTAAAAAATACAGcgatacgtgtgtgtgtgtgtgtgtgtgtgtgtgtgtgttacacgTTGTCAAGTAAAAAATGCAGCGatacatggtgtgtgtgtgtgtgtacatgtatgttTTTAGAAGAGAATTTCTGCCCTGACTGATCCTGTCTTTGTGTATGTTTCCTGTCACAGGAGTGAGCGGAAAGAAAGGAGTAAAGGTCATGAAGGAATGGGAGAATACTGTCTGAGACAAGAGATTATAGGTCAGAATGGAGGGTAAagtatctcacacacacacacacacacgcacacacacacggaaactATGTTCACAAACATCCCTTTCCTGACTCAACCTGTGTTTTTTCACATTCTGAATAACAGAAATGCCACAAGAATGGAAAAAGCTATAGCTAAAGATTGTTATGCAACAAAGAAACCTTAAGAAGCCTTAATATAGAGCCACTGTGCTCCTGTTTAGCAGCCAGTTAGTATGAGCATTAGAGTCTCGTCGTGTTATCACCTGCCTCCCCCAGGAATAGCCCGTCAGAGCCATAATTAGCCTAAGCACGGCTGTAGTGGGGCTTTAGTTATTGTCTGCTGTTATAACAGTCCTAAGAGTGTCTTAAGGTTAGGTTCTTGAAGTTAGAgacatcactgtgtgtgttggactTGAACCCGGGATGCAGCGTTAACAAGGCACTCCCAgtttgtatattgtatatgaTTTCCATTGAATTCAATagagcataacaaataattgatttattttacttattcgTACCATCAGAAATTATAGTATTctaataattcattaaaaagatAGGGCTTTAGGCTACACCTTtctcgaccaatcacaacagagtctgccagctaaccaatcagagcagctctggttttggtttcagacagagggggaaaagaggtgctgcagtatgagaacaataaagagctttttgaacattaaacttggagacatgtcacagtagagacacaaagtataaatatgaacctcaaAACGAGCGCAATACGGCCCCTTTAAAGTCTTGAGAGCGAAAAAGGACATATATCAATTATCTGATGTTAACAGACACATCATGATGGATTTTTTTGGCAGCCTAAGTAATTCATAAGTATGTGGCCTCTACCATCAGGTCCCTAAATCATCTGCGACTGaactgtgacctctgacccccatGTGAGGAGAGGAAATACTGGAAGCTGCACAGTTTCCtcttcattttgaaaacacatcCTCACATTTGCTAATCGGTGTATTTCCTTTCATGaaacagttgtgtttttgattcTCAGTTGTTATGTCTGAATGGGATCCTCATTCACCCTCCTGtggttcagttttttttgttaaataatcaaaacactACAAACATCTGCTCAGTCAGCTTTAGAGGGAATCACTGCTGTGGATCCAGATGCAACAGTGGCTTGAATCTGCATCATCATGTGTGAGCATCTTATGTGTACACAGTTCTAGTCGAGGATCGGTAGTAACAGGGAACTCATTAACAAATCAGGTTACAATTCAGACAAAGTTATTACTATGTATACGAGTTTCTGTAAGACATCTTTGGCAGCATTAATGTAGCCTATTTACCGACACTGTcagcaaatgaaatgaaatatttaatatctTGGAGATACCAAATTCAAATTCCTTTATTTGCATAACCTTAATGATATACAAAGCATTTAGCCAATTATGATTTGCTGTCGTGTATATGTATAGAATAAAGTGTATATAACCggtctgcttttttaaaatcatgaatAAAATCATAAATTTCTCTCTCAAATTCAAACACGCTTTATTGGTATGTCAATATCAAAACACAGTATTGCTAAAGCATGTTGTACAGGCTGgtaaacagtaaataaacaacCATGTTAACAGAtgtatgacatttaaaatcaagGAAAGAATCTGAACATAATAAAcaatatctctctctctctctctctctctctctctctctctcttaaacacacacacacacacacacacacacacacatacacacacacacacacacacacaggtcaccCACCATGATAGCGCTTCTGTTCATCCTTGGCCAGCATCACGGCCATCCTCAGGCCGATGCCGGAGGAGCAGCCGGTGATCAGCACCACTTTCTGCCCGGGACTCGCCATGTCTCTGCTGCCTCTCCGCTCTGCTGTCACTCTGtcggctgcagctctgcaggatGAGCTGCGATTTGAGGTGAGAGCCGCTGTAAGAGGATAAGAGAGTCAGCGAGAGAGTCACATGGACACAGCGTTACAACAGTGAGATTATCTGACTAACACTGGACTGGTTGCACCGGTCAATCCCCCTGTGGGAGTAATGAcaatctacttttttttttccatgacGGTGCTGCACACCATCTGACACTCTTTTTCTGACCAGGAATGTGCTGGATAAATTGATAAGCACCACTTTAGAGTCGCATATCTGTAAAGTTAGCGCTGCCCAGTGGTCAACATGGTTATTGTTTGAATCCACCCACCTAACTCTATGAATGGAATTACATTTCCTATATTCATCAAAGGCAACACACATCTGGCTCCATTATAAGTGAGGATGCCTGAAGGCGGCTTTACCAAAGTGCTAGAAAAGTAATAATTATGAAAAGtaaactacaaaaacacatgcaaaaaatgtctctacatctctctctccctttcttttgccccacttacacacacacacacacttgaacattaaagcgtcGCTGACAGTCATACGGTAAACACCAGCTACCTGAAGCAGGAGGAAGGGCATTTGGAAATATGCCTGGAatctatttcttcttctttttcctgtgtgtgtgtgtgtgtgtgtgtgtgtgtgtgtgtgtgtgtgtgtgtgtgtgtgtgtgtgtgtgtgtgtgtgtgtgtgtgtgtgtgtgtgtgtgtgtgtgtgtgtgtgtgtgtgtgtgtgtgtgtgtgtgtgtgtgtgtgtgtgtctgcatgcaaTCTACTCCTGTTACCAAACATGGATCTATAGTTATAATTGTATACTTTATTTACAGTATCCTTCTTTCTAAGCATATCTTTTAAATGCTGACACCTGACGAATATCccaaatgtcttttaaattccagtacattcacaaacacacggTACAACGTGTTTAATGGTATAAGGCTGCAGAGCAATTTTGGTCTGACCTGCACAACTATGCAATATATACATGCTTTTTTTGCACAAAGCTCCTTCAAAATGACACCAATTTGCGCCAAAAAGTAGTTATTCCTTCATTATATTAACTAAAATATACACTTTGAAGCCAAAAACGGtttaatattaacactatttCTGACACATTTCTATAGTTCAActtatattttgtttgtttttcgtCATTCCTGTTTACAACTGAGTTCATTCTTACAATTTGCCCAATGTCAAGTGCATTCttgttatgttttaatgtttatcaTGTGTTGTTACGTGGGAAAAAAGGGAAGCAAAAGAAAACCAGATGAAATAGTAGaattaaagttgttttaatgAAAGACTCAAGTTAAAGGGCATCCAAACAGCAGCTGTCTAATAAACAAAGGGCCAAACGGGTGCTTGTTCACACAAACAGTGCAATGTAACAAATGGAGGA harbors:
- the LOC134865193 gene encoding retinol dehydrogenase 8-like, which gives rise to MASPGQKVVLITGCSSGIGLRMAVMLAKDEQKRYHVIATMRDLKRKDKLVEAAGDAYGKTLSLAVLDVCTDESVKQCINGIKDRHVDVLINNAGIGLVGPIESIPIDEMKKVFETNFFGVIRMIKEVMPDMKKRKGGHIIVVSSVMGLQGVVFNDVYAASKFAMEGFCECLAVQLLKFNVTMSMIEPGPVHTEFEAKMIQDVKQKEFPGADADTVNYFKNVYLPSSVDIFETLGQTPDDIARCTKKVIEASNPRFRNLTNPLYTPIVALKYADETGGLSVHSFYHMLFNLGPLMHVSMTAMKYLTCGCLRSRTISPN